The segment CGCCTGCGAAAACTGCAGCAGCCGGTCCGCCAGAGAGCCGATGTTCATTATGTCGGCCGCGAGGATGAACAGCGGGATCGCCAGCAGCGTGTAGCTGTTGAACAGCCCCTGCAGGAGCGTCTCTGAGGCGATGGAGGGGTCGAACCCTTTCATGATCAGGTAGACGGAGGACCCGCAGATCATGGACAGGCCCATCGACAGGCCGCCGAACGCCAGGAAGGCGATCAGCAGGATCGAGACGAGAAACGGATCAGTCATACTCGTGGGTTCCGGCCGATTGGGTTGTGTCGAACGCCGGCCCGGAACCGGAAATGCCGCGCCAGATGCTGATGAAGCAGCGCAGGATCACGGAGAGCGCGAAGGGCATGTAGATCGCGAAGACCCAGTCGAAGGGAATCTTCATGTAGGCGGTCTTCTCGATCGCCATGAAGGTGACGTAGTCCCACACGTAAGGCAGCGTCCAGATGAAGATGCCCGCGCAGATGGCCCCCGTCACGACATCCATCGCCCGCCGTCCGCCGCGCGGCAAAAGGTTGTAGAGAATGTCCAGCCGGATCACCTCGGATTCGCGCACGACAAAGGCGTATCCGAACAGGATGCCCCACAGCCACGCGATCGACACGAACTCCACCGTCCAGCCAAGCGGGAGGTTCAGCAGGTAGCGGAACACGATCTGGATCAGGAAGCTGACGAAGAGTGCGCCGAGGATCAGCGCGAGAAAGTTCTCGGCTCGCGCACCGAGCCATCCGATTGGTTTTCGCAGACGGTCCATCCTGCCCCCGGTGGTGAAAGGTGTCGGGTCCGGCCGAAACGGCCGTCTCCCCGTTATCTGGCCTCAGAGGCCGTTGATCTTTTCGAGCCGCCTCTCGGGCAAGTCCGCGGAATACTTGGAGTTCCTGAACGCCTCGAGCACGTGGTTGCGGAAGGCCTCCCTTTCGGGTTCGTAGACCTTCAGCCCCTGTTCCTTGAAGAAGGTCACCAGTTCCGCCTTCTGGGCGATGGTGTCGACATCCAGCGCAGCCTGGAACTCGCGCACGTCCTGCGCCACCGCGGTGCCGGCGCCGATTCCGGCAGCCATCAAGGCTGCCAGCCCTGCCACCTTGAAGTTCCTCATGATCCTACGCTCCTCCCAGTTGCGCTTCGTGGACGTCAGGACGCCCCTAACCGAACGAACCGAATGCCTCCCGCATCCGGTCGGTGTCGGGCTTCTCTCTCTTGAAATGTTCTTGGACCCGCGCGGGCTCGCAAAGCGCCATACCGAAGACGGGCGGGACGGTGCGCTTGTACCGACGAGGCACGTCCAGCCATTCAAAGCCCTCTGCCCCGAGACTGTCCGAGGCACTCGCCGGAACGTTGCTCTCGTCCGCATCGACCGGGACGTGGCCAAGCCGCAACCCGACCGCTGCCGTGATCGCGCGCGGTGACCGAAACGGGCCGAT is part of the Sagittula sp. P11 genome and harbors:
- a CDS encoding TRAP transporter small permease — encoded protein: MDRLRKPIGWLGARAENFLALILGALFVSFLIQIVFRYLLNLPLGWTVEFVSIAWLWGILFGYAFVVRESEVIRLDILYNLLPRGGRRAMDVVTGAICAGIFIWTLPYVWDYVTFMAIEKTAYMKIPFDWVFAIYMPFALSVILRCFISIWRGISGSGPAFDTTQSAGTHEYD